From Pseudomonas sp. CCI4.2, one genomic window encodes:
- a CDS encoding transporter substrate-binding domain-containing protein: MHRGPSFLKACAFVLAATATLISSVQAADTSKLDSVLQRGHLVVGTGSTNAPWHFQGADGKLQGFDIDIARMIAKGLFNDPSKVEFVVQSSDARIPNLLTDKVDISCQFITVTASRAQQVAFTLPYYREGVALLLPIQSKYKEIDDLKAAGDSVTVAVLQNVYAEELVHQALPKAKVDQYDSVDLMYQAVNSGRADAAATDQSSVKYLIVQNPGRYRTPNFAWSPQTYACAVKRGDQDWLNFVNTVLHEAMTGVEFPTYAASFKQWFGVDLPTPEIGFPVEFK, translated from the coding sequence ATGCATCGCGGACCTTCCTTTTTGAAAGCTTGTGCGTTTGTTCTTGCGGCTACGGCCACGCTTATCAGCTCGGTGCAGGCGGCAGACACCAGCAAGCTCGACAGCGTGTTGCAGCGGGGCCATCTGGTGGTGGGCACGGGCAGCACTAACGCGCCTTGGCATTTCCAGGGTGCTGACGGAAAGCTCCAAGGCTTCGATATCGACATCGCGCGGATGATCGCCAAAGGGCTGTTCAACGACCCCAGCAAAGTCGAGTTCGTGGTGCAGTCGTCCGACGCACGAATTCCTAACTTGCTGACTGACAAAGTCGACATAAGCTGCCAGTTCATTACCGTCACTGCCAGCCGTGCCCAACAAGTCGCCTTTACCCTGCCTTACTACCGCGAGGGCGTAGCGCTGTTGCTGCCCATCCAGAGTAAGTACAAAGAGATTGACGACCTGAAAGCCGCCGGTGACAGCGTTACCGTGGCGGTACTGCAAAACGTCTACGCCGAAGAACTGGTACACCAGGCCTTGCCCAAAGCCAAAGTCGATCAGTACGACAGCGTTGACTTGATGTACCAGGCCGTCAACTCCGGCCGTGCCGACGCTGCCGCCACGGATCAGTCTTCGGTCAAATACCTGATCGTGCAGAACCCAGGCCGCTATCGCACCCCGAATTTCGCCTGGAGCCCACAGACCTACGCCTGCGCCGTCAAACGTGGCGACCAGGACTGGCTGAACTTCGTCAACACTGTGTTGCATGAAGCGATGACTGGCGTTGAGTTCCCGACCTATGCCGCCTCGTTCAAACAATGGTTCGGCGTCGATCTGCCGACCCCGGAAATTGGTTTCCCTGTCGAATTCAAATGA
- a CDS encoding histidine phosphatase family protein: METVTRLRSNSLFVWRTLGRYRIVSVALLIGLLGVAAYAHFKHPVLKNFAHGSAAEIANLKASWSKGEIIVFVRHAERCDQSDATCLSAKDGITTRGSDAARDVGKEFERLGLDNTDVYASPLARTTQTAAFMFNREVDTRTWLADCRATMLTNAIKHKAVGRNLVLVTHSDCIREVEKGLKVFLPAKPAYTSSLFISLGENTHPHALGFIDAAPFAADFKHEW, encoded by the coding sequence ATGGAAACCGTTACTCGCCTGCGTTCTAACTCGTTATTTGTCTGGCGTACTCTTGGGCGTTACAGAATTGTGTCAGTTGCACTGCTGATAGGACTATTAGGTGTGGCGGCGTATGCACACTTTAAACATCCTGTGCTGAAAAACTTCGCTCATGGCTCGGCTGCTGAAATTGCTAACCTCAAAGCGTCATGGAGCAAAGGCGAAATCATCGTCTTTGTGCGTCACGCTGAACGTTGCGACCAATCGGACGCCACCTGCCTTAGCGCTAAAGACGGAATTACCACTCGGGGAAGCGATGCTGCCCGGGATGTCGGCAAGGAATTTGAAAGACTGGGACTGGATAATACCGACGTCTATGCCAGCCCTCTTGCGAGAACCACGCAAACGGCCGCGTTTATGTTTAACCGTGAGGTAGATACCCGAACGTGGCTTGCCGATTGCCGCGCTACGATGCTGACAAACGCAATCAAGCATAAGGCAGTCGGACGTAATCTAGTCTTGGTGACTCACAGTGACTGCATCAGAGAGGTCGAGAAGGGCCTGAAGGTTTTCTTGCCCGCCAAACCGGCTTATACCTCTTCGTTGTTTATTTCACTCGGCGAAAATACGCACCCACATGCCCTTGGTTTTATCGATGCCGCGCCGTTTGCAGCGGATTTTAAACACGAATGGTAG